In the Manis javanica isolate MJ-LG chromosome 14, MJ_LKY, whole genome shotgun sequence genome, one interval contains:
- the LOC108406683 gene encoding olfactory receptor 2T29-like has translation METIHWVDNHTAQSDFILLGIFSQSKHSTLLGLVIFVVFLMSFMGNTVLILLIHSDARLHTPMYFFISQLSLIDVACISLIAPKMLVDRVTGVNTISVPGCGMQMFLYGTLAGSEFIILASMAYDHYAAICLPLRYPVLMNHRVCILLASGCWFLASVNGFVFTPIIMTFPLCSSQEIHHFFCEVPDVLKLSYSETSLYETLMYLCCVLMLLIPVTIISGCYGFILLIIHRMNSAEGRKKAFATCSSHMTVVTLFYGAAFYTYVLPSSYYTPEKDMIVSIFYTIVTPVLNPLMYSLRNRMS, from the coding sequence ATGGAAACCATTCACTGGGTGGACAATCACACTGCACAGTCTGATTTCATCCTGCTTGGAATCTTCAGTCAATCCAAACACTCAACTCTTCTGGGTttggttatttttgtagttttcctgATGTCCTTCATGGGAAACACTGTGTTGATTCTCCTTATACACTCTGATGCccgcctccacacccccatgtactttttcatcaGCCAGTTGTCTCTCATAGATGTGGCATGCATTTCCCTCATTGCGCCTAAGATGCTCGTGGATCGGGTCACGGGTGTGAACACGATCTCAGTCCCCGGATGTGGGATGCAGATGTTCCTCTATGGAACACTTGCTGGCTCAGAATTTATCATTCTAGCTTCCATGGCCTATGACCACTATGCAGCCATCTGTCTCCCTCTTCGTTACCCTGTCCTCATGAACCACAGAGTGTGCATTCTCCTTGCATCGGGCTGCTGGTTTTTGGCTTCTGTGAATGGATTCGTTTTTACTCCCATAATCATGACCTTCCCCTTATGCAGCTCACAGgagatccatcatttcttctgtgaggtCCCTGATGTATTGAAGCTCTCCTACTCAGAAACTTCTCTGTATGAGACACTCATGTACCTCTGCTGCGTCCTCATGCTGCTCATCCCTGTGACCATCATTTCAGGCTGCTATGGTTTCATCCTCCTCATCATCCACAGGATGAACTCAGCAGAGGGCCGGAAGAAGGCCtttgccacctgctcctcccacatgaCTGTGGTCACCCTCTTCTATGGGGCTGCCTTCTACACTTATGTGCTCCCCAGTTCCTACTACACCCCTGAAAAGGATATGATTGTATCCATCTTTTACACCATAGTCACTCCTGTGCTAAACCCATTAATGTACAGTCTCAGAAATAGGATGTCGTGA
- the LOC108406687 gene encoding olfactory receptor 2T29-like, translating into MEGTTWMANHSGRSEFILMGIFSQSQHPTLLGMVIFMVFLMALSGNTILILLICSEARLHTPMYFFISQLSLMDVMYISVTVPKMLMDRVTGVNIISAPGCGMQMFLYLTLAGSECFLMATMAYDRYAAICHPLHYPVLMNNRVCVLLASGCWLLGSVDGFMLTPVTMTFPFCRSREIHHFFCEVPAVVKLSCSDTSMYETLMYLCCVLMLLIPVTIISGSYYFILLTIHRMNSAEGRKKAFATCSSHMTVVTLFYGSGVYTYMLPSSSHTPEKDMGLSVFYTILTPVLNPLIYSLRNKYVMAALKKMLNVGPVFQENIK; encoded by the coding sequence ATGGAGGGCACCACCTGGATGGCCAACCACTCAGGAAGGTCAGAGTTCATCCTGATGGGAATCTTCAGTCAATCCCAACACCCAACCCTCCTTGGCATGGTCATTTTCATGGTTTTCCTGATGGCCTTGTCTGGAAACACCATCCTGATCCTTCTCATATGCTCTGAGGCccgcctccacacccccatgtactttttcatcaGCCAGTTGTCTCTCATGGATGTGATGTACATTTCCGTCACTGTGCCCAAGATGCTCATGGACCGGGTCACGGGTGTGAACATCATCTCAGCCCCCGGATGTGGGATGCAGATGTTCCTCTATTTGACACTGGCAGGTTCAGAATGTTTCCTCATGGCcaccatggcctatgaccgctatgcagccatctgccatcctctccaTTACCCTGTCCTCATGAACAACAGGGTGTGTGTTCTCCTGGCATCTGGCTGTTGGCTCCTTGGATCAGTGGATGGCTTCATGCTCACCCCTGTCACCATGACCTTCCCCTTCTGCAGATCCCGGgagatccatcatttcttctgtgaggtCCCTGCTGTAGTGAAGCTCTCCTGCTCAGACACCTCCATGTATGAGACACTCATGTACCTCTGCTGTGTCCTCATGCTGCTCATCCCTGTGACCATCATTTCAGGTTCTTACTACTTCATCCTCCTCACCATCCACAGGATGAACTCGGCAGAGGGCCGGAAGAAGGCCtttgccacctgctcctcccacatgaCTGTGGTCACCCTCTTCTATGGGTCTGGCGTCTACACCTACAtgctccccagctcctcccacacccctgagAAGGACATGGGGTTGTCTGTATTTTACACCATACTCACTCCTGTGCTAAACCCTTTGATCTATAGTCTAAGGAATAAATATGTAATGGCAGCTCTGAAGAAAATGTTGAATGTGGGACCTGTCTTTCAAGAAAACATAAAGTAG